In Carassius auratus strain Wakin chromosome 46, ASM336829v1, whole genome shotgun sequence, the following proteins share a genomic window:
- the LOC113064290 gene encoding pre-mRNA cleavage complex 2 protein Pcf11-like: protein MSDEGAREDACREYQSSLEDLTFNSKPHINMLTILAEENIQFTKDIVAIIEAQIAKAPAGEKLPVLYLVDSIVKNVGGAYLEVFAKNLVNSFICVFEKVDEVTRKSLFKLRSTWDEIFPLKKLYALDVRVNSLDPAWPIKPLPPNVNASIHVNPKFLKPTEETSPKPPAPQPPAPSLTQEQLIRQQLLAKQKQLLELQQKKIELELEQTKAQLAASPTIASNHHVAASARVSAKITHTGSAPQVKPWLPATSEKMSARDPRLNRPGATAVNTKEQVMHKKESQVTPNFQNTSEKRGQVLAERQSKLEKMRIPKKDNSAVEEKPKSKAVSPSGKGIFVRPRGMESEHSKTVELNKKDPRLQKQMHDKTDIKDDDVREKKRSSEKKDKDEGVKNLDHQKSSSTRGKLINGSLNKHERLETFLKQEIKVNKANVRKRSRSRSRSPPLHTPKRKERHSSPKRKTRSISPPPKSGKARISKHPHNDDAFSQSSLRDERSTKKISLEPRRSKRPLDDRPADQKDGPQQRIFPAEHKDTKDSKRWRSGWEENKNPKQSESDLSHGRLSTQRHKTWNTNQRPSAPRTPKPHRLSVDSNIQIPEALNSASKRDLLRKASKRHADGEISNEEFLNVAHQINQLFQYQEERQRSDSWDESCDEGVYQSKKKQGISDAALSYLEHKSKLKRTQLQRPVRKDGQLPLHEMFYQPQHEMTEQYSEISEVHKMSGDAIKPDHEDPRRTDRPPSCKGSTFRNSQSPVSLDGTCGKSAGPPFERSSSPIEMDQQPGDISPRFESPNSVHSGTGPDDGPVSVEVLPGHNNFSEQATSGRNHGESPGNTPNHSSEGSMALVNTLRQDAPNIPQRFDRYKNSQAPFDEPPSHMREPRLDGPTRPYAPPPRYEGNTGGFDGSGGPVRYPGHRFDAPHRFERFPKAHERPVRFNNPAVSHRPMRYTEPRNVRFDPQNPVNYDHPIHQNRFANPPRFDNPHMQHGPPRYEEPRFPARLMNYDEQQGAARFDCPSGGMRFENPVQPEPLRFDAQPVMPRYDPQGHPRYCGPNIPNQLRPQEPTIYDQTQGQAPVVNSAVPLPNFNIPPMNTFGGPAQQFPMQQNVSQASNFNVTVPMSSDFQGSFRPAPFPGPGVGNVPQPMMGPQPFMPPNQISFQPGSQFQQPEPEPLRQIDVNDLLSKLLSTGIIKPAQTDSTTDPTSAGQTLSVPEEEEEEEQEEDEDVPDMTGFVLEDMKQRHDSIITKLYTGIQCYSCGMRFTASQTDVYADHLDWHYRQNRSEKDISKKVTYRRWYYSLTDWIEFEEIADLEERAKSQFFEKVNEEVVQKTQEAAKEREFQSVKAAADVVHELCEICQEQFEMYWEEEEEEWHLKNAIRVDGKTYHPSCYEDYKNTSSFVESTPSPNKMLTENPLTAFIKQEQGDEVSCSSIKEEPSEDVMDAPTVKEEVQVKLEGESQTSAIIF, encoded by the exons ATGTCGGACGAAGGCGCGAGGGAGGACGCCTGCCGCGAGTATCAGTCCTCGCTGGAAGATCTGACTTTCAACAGCAAACCGCACATCAACATGCTCACCATTCTAGCCGAAGAAAACATCCAGTTCACCAAGGATATCGTCGCAATAATTGAAGCACAAATTGCCAAG GCACCTGCTGGTGAGAAGCTCCCAGTTTTGTACTTAGTGGATTCCATAGTGAAGAATGTTGGAGGGGCATACCTTGAAGTGTTTGCTAAGAACCTAGTCAATTCCTTTATTTGTGTATTTGAGAAG GTGGATGAGGTCACTAGAAAAAGTCTCTTCAAATTGCGTTCCACATGGGATGAAATTTTCCCCTTGAAGAAACTATATGCACTAGATGTGCGTGTGAACTCATTAGATCCTGCCTGGCCTATAAAACCATTGCCACCAAATGTGAATGCCAGCATACATGTCAACCCAAAATTTTTGAAACCG ACTGAAGAAACATCTCCGAAGCCTCCTGCACCACAACCTCCAGCCCCAAGCTTGACACAAGAACAATTGATAAGACAACAGTTGCTTGCAAAGCAAAAGCAGTTGTTAGAACTTCAGCAAAAGAAGATTGAGCTTGAACTTGAACAAACAAAAGCTCAGTTG gCTGCCAGTCCTACTATTGCTTCAAACCACCATGTCGCTGCTTCTGCGCGTGTCTCAGCAAAAATCACACATACGGGTTCTGCACCTCAGGTCAAACCTTGGCTTCCAGCAACATCAGAAAAAATGTCAGCCAGAGATCCTAGATTAAACAGACCTGGTGCCACTGCTGTAAACACAAAGGAACAAGTAATGCATAAGAAGGAGAGTCAGGTCACACCAAACTTTCAGAATACATCAGAAAAAAGAGGACAAGTCTTAGCTGAAAGACAGAGTAAGTTGGAGAAAATGAGGATTCCAAAAAAGGATAACTCTGCTGTTGAGGAAAAGCCGAAATCCAAGGCGGTGTCACCATCTGGAAAAGGTATCTTTGTCAGACCCAGGGGAATGGAGTCTGAGCATTCAAAGACTGTTGAACTGAATAAGAAGGACCCAAGGCTACAAAAGCAGATGCATGACAAGACCGATATAAAAGATGATGATGTCCGAGAGAAGAAAAGAAGTTCAGAGAAGAAAGATAAGGATGAAGGTGTCAAAAACTTGGATCATCAGAAGTCCAGCAGCACCAGGGGCAAGCTTATAAATGGTTCTCTAAACAAGCATGAAAGACTTGAGACATTTCTGAAACAAGAAATTAAAGTGAACAAAGCAAATGTTAGAAAAAGGTCTCGGTCAAGATCACGTTCCCCACCGTTACATACTCCCAAAAGAAAAGAGAGGCATTCATCTCCAAAGAGAAAAACCAGGAGTATTTCTCCACCTCCCAAGTCTGGAAAGGCTAGGATAAGTAAACATCCACATAATGATGATGCTTTTTCACAATCAAGTCTAAGAGATGAACGAAGTACCAAAAAAATTTCCCTAGAACCAAGACGATCAAAAAGACCGCTTGACGATAGACCTGCTGATCAGAAAGATGGACCACAGCAGAGAATTTTTCCTGCAGAGCATAAAGACACAAAAGATAGCAAGAGATGGAGGAGTGGAtgggaagaaaataaaaa TCCCAAGCAGTCAGAGTCAGATCTCTCACATGGACGACTAAGCACCCAAAGACACAAGACTTGGAACACTAATCAAAGACCATCTGCACCTCGTACACCTAAACCGCATCGCTTGAGTGTTGACAGTAACATACAAATTCCAGAAGCACTTAATTCTGCAAGTAAACGGGATCTTTTAAGGAAG GCTAGCAAAAGACATGCTGATGGTGAAATATCCAATGAAGAATTCCTCAATGTAGCCCATCAAATAAACCAACTTTTTCAGTATCAAGAGGAAAGACAGCGGTCTGACTCTTGGGATGAATCATGTGATGAGGGAGTATATCAGTCAAAAAAGAAACAAGGAATATCTGATGCGGCGCTTTCTTATCTTGAGCACAAATCTAAGTTGAAAAGAACCCAGCTTCAGCGTCCAG TGCGAAAAGATGGCCAGTTGCCATTGCATGAAATGTTCTATCAGCCTCAACATGAAATGACTGAACAATACAGTGAAATCTCAGAAGTGCATAAAATGTCTGGTGATGCCATAAAGCCTGACCATGAAGATCCTAGAAGAACCGACAGGCCTCCATCATGTAAAGGTTCCACATTCAGAAATTCACAGAGTCCTGTCAGCTTGGACGGGACTTGTGGAAAATCTGCAGGACCCCCATTTGAACGGTCATCATCTCCTATTGAAATGGATCAACAACCAGGAGACATCAGCCCACGTTTTGAAAGTCCCAACAGTGTGCACTCTGGCACAGGTCCAGATGATGGTCCTGTAAGTGTAGAGGTTCTTCCAGGGCATAATAATTTCTCGGAACAGGCAACAAGTGGACGAAACCATGGTGAATCTCCTGGAAATACACCGAATCACTCCTCTGAAGGATCTATGGCACTGGTGAACACGCTACGGCAGGATGCACCAAATATTCCTCAACGGTTTGATAGATATAAGAATTCTCAAGCTCCCTTTGATGAGCCACCTAGCCACATGAGAGAGCCCAGGTTAGATGGTCCTACAAGACCTTATGCTCCTCCTCCTCGGTACGAAGGCAATACGGGGGGATTTGATGGGTCTGGTGGACCCGTGAGGTATCCTGGACATCGCTTTGATGCCCCTCACCGGTTTGAAAGATTTCCCAAAGCCCATGAAAGACCTGTGAGATTTAACAACCCAGCAGTATCACACAGGCCAATGAGGTACACAGAGCCTCGTAATGTGAGATTTGACCCTCAAAACCCAGTTAATTATGACCACCCAATCCACCAAAACAGATTTGCTAATCCACCAAGGTTCGATAATCCTCACATGCAACATGGTCCACCAAGATATGAGGAACCACGGTTCCCAGCTAGATTAATGAATTATGATGAACAGCAGGGTGCAGCTAGATTTGATTGTCCATCAGGTGGGATGCGCTTTGAGAACCCGGTGCAGCCTGAACCCTTAAGATTTGATGCACAGCCTGTCATGCCAAGATATGACCCACAAGGTCATCCAAGATACTGCGGTCCAAATATTCCAAACCAGCTCAGACCACAGGAGCCAACAATATATGATCAAACTCAAGGTCAGGCCCCTGTGGTAAACTCTGCTGTACCACTACCTAATTTCAACATTCCACCCATGAACACGTTTGGTGGCCCGGCCCAACAGTTTCCCATGCAGCAAAATGTGTCTCAAGCATCTAACTTCAATGTGACAGTCCCTATGTCATCGGATTTCCAGGGTTCATTTAGACCTGCTCCTTTCCCTGGTCCGGGTGTTGGAAATGTTCCTCAGCCT ATGATGGGACCTCAACCCTTTATGCCACCAAACCAAATATCTTTCCAGCCTG GTTCCCAGTTTCAGCAGCCTGAGCCCGAGCCATTGAGGCAAATAGATGTGAACGATCTGTTATCAAAACTTCTATCAACTGGAATAATAAAACCTGCACAAACGGACTCAACGACTG acCCCACTTCAGCAGGTCAGACTTTATCTGTTcctgaagaagaagaggaggaggaacaagaggaagatgaagatgtCCCAGACATGACTGGCTTTGTTTTGGAGGACATGAAACA GAGACACGACAGCATTATCACCAAACTGTATACTGGAATCCAGTGCTATTCCTGCGGCATGCGTTTTACTGCATCTCAGACGGATGTGTATGCAGATCATTTGGACTGGCATTACAGACAGAATCGTTCAGAGAAGGACATCAGTAAGAAAGTTACATATCGCCGGTGGTACTATAGTCTGACG gattggaTTGAATTTGAGGAAATCGCTGATCTTGAGGAGAGGGCAAAGAGTCAGTTTTTTGAAAAAGTTAATGAAGAGGTTGTACAGAAAACTCAGGAAGCAGCCAAAGAGAGAGAGTTCCAGAGCGTTAAGGCTGCCGCAGACGTCGTTCATGAG CTGTGTGAGATTTGCCAGGAGCAGTTTGAGATGTActgggaggaggaagaggaagagtggCACCTGAAGAATGCCATCAGAGTAGATGGAAAG ACATATCATCCCTCATGTTACGAAGACTACAAAAAT ACATCCTCCTTTGTGGAGTCCACGCCATCACCCAATAAAATGCTTACAGAAAACCCTTTAACAGCTTTCATTAAACAAGAGCAGGGTGATGAGGTGTCATGCTCCAGTATTAAAGAAGAGCCCTCAGAGGACGTTATGGATGCACCAACGGTAAAAGAGGAGGTTCAGGTTAAGTTAGAAGGAGAATCACAAACCAGTGCAATTATTTTCTAA